A stretch of Scheffersomyces stipitis CBS 6054 chromosome 2, complete sequence DNA encodes these proteins:
- a CDS encoding predicted protein (go_funtion tRNA isopentenyltransferase activity; ATP binding~go_process tRNA processing), translating into MLTSYFKYFRNLIMTQSKKNIISIVGTTGVGKSQFSIDLAKEINGEIINADSMQVYRGLEIITNKHPMDERMGIPHHVMNHVQWNEEYFIHRFSKEANAAIDDIHSRGKVPIVIGGTHYYLQNLLFNNKTIAQSPEGSEEGKGEIQLSGDQLEILNGPVEILFETLKNIDPVISEKFHPQDKRKLRRALEIYYKTGEKPSTIYHEQKIEELGESSLKYNTLLFWVYSDPDVLKERLDKRVDSMMESGAQTEIEEMYDFFEKSDPKPDCSSGIWQVIGFKEFLPWLEDGKSQKSLFDNGVERMKIRTRQYAKYQVKWIRKLLSVELQKESRFGFKYGGKMYLLDASDLSKWQENVGKIGIKIAEQFLSNGPKSVTEPQAPEHLKELIPGQDFFENFSSNKVLGSESNWKHYECPVCKDKEGKPLIAVGEESWKIHETSRRHKKSVSAGEKKRKHEEMMLKYNKRKDIESAEEN; encoded by the exons ATGTTAACACTGTATTTCAAGTATTTCAGGAATTTGATCATGACTCAGTCTAAAAAAAATATCATCAGCATAGTTGGCACTACCGGAGTAGGCAAATCGCAA TTTAGCATAGATTTGGCCAAGGAAATCAATGGAGAAATCATCAATGCAGACTCCATGCAAGTTTATAGAGGACTTGAGATTATAACAAACAAGCATCCTATGGATGAGCGAATGGGCATACCTCATCATGTAATGAACCATGTTCAGTGGAATGAAGAGTATTTTATTCACCGGTTTTCCAAAGAAGCGAACGCTGCAATCGACGACATTCATAGTAGAGGTAAAGTTCCTATTGTAATAGGAGGTACACATTACTACTTGCAGAACTTACTATTCAACAATAAGACGATAGCGCAGAGTCCTGAAGGAAGCGAGGAAGGAAAAGGTGAAATCCAGCTCAGTGGAGACCAGCTTGAAATTCTAAATGGTCCAGTGGAAATACTATTTGAAACTTTAAAGAATATAGATCCGGTGATATCAGAGAAATTCCATCCTCAAGACAAGCGTAAGTTGAGGCGAGCTCTTGAAATCTACTACAAAACAGGAGAGAAACCGTCGACTATATATCATGAACAGAAAATTGAGGAGCTTGGTGAAAGTTCGTTGAAGTACAACACCTTATTGTTTTGGGTATATTCAGATCCTGATGTATTGAAAGAGCGTTTGGATAAGAGGGTGGATAGCATGATGGAGCTGGGTGCACAAActgaaatcgaagaaatGTACGACTTCTTCGAGAAACTGGATCCGAAACCTGATTGCTCTAGTGGGATTTGGCAAGTGATTGGCTTCAAGGAGTTCTTGCCGTGGCTAGAAGATGGCAAGAGCCAAAAGCTGTTGTTTGACAATGGTGTTGAAAGGATGAAGATCCGAACTCGCCAGTATGCCAAATATCAAGTGAAATGGATTCGCAAGTTACTCTCAGTAGAGCTTCAGAAAGAATCACGTTTTGGGTTTAAGTATGGTGGGAAGATGTATTTATTGGACGCTAGTGATCTTAGCAAGTGGCAGGAAAACGTAGGAAAAATTGGTATCAAGATAGCTGAACAGTTCTTGAGTAATGGTCCCAAGTCTGTAACCGAGCCTCAAGCTCCCGAACATTTAAAAGAGTTGATTCCGGGTCAGGATTTTTTTGAAAACTTCAGTAGTAACAAAGTTCTTGGATCAGAATCCAACTGGAAGCACTACGAGTGCCCTGTCTGCAAAGATAAAGAGGGTAAACCACTCATCGCCGTAGGTGAAGAAAGTTGGAAGATTCATGAGACTAGTAGAAGGCATAAAAAGCTGGTTTCTGCCGGAGAAAAGAAGCGGAAGCATGAGGAAATGATGCTTAAGTACAAcaaaaggaaagacatAGAATCTGCGGAAGAAAACTAG